Proteins encoded together in one Cicer arietinum cultivar CDC Frontier isolate Library 1 chromosome 4, Cicar.CDCFrontier_v2.0, whole genome shotgun sequence window:
- the LOC101491859 gene encoding U-box domain-containing protein 32 isoform X1, with protein sequence MGSIEEAVSVTEDDTVYVAVGNNPKKTQLLLHWTTQKFTRNKICLLHIHPPHHLNSLTDTNLSGYEPKDHEISAFQEHGSQTVHELLDQYIFPLVSAGVHASKLLIEKDNIEKGIIEAIAQHTIRCLVMGADADRHKLGAWNCSKLSRKAIYVREQASLSCNILFICKGNLTRSRVDSEDTIEETAPVLLMLDSDKEAKQSQKAKSKLIPDVLKYLDSGDMEETKKVNSHSSLNAEWSFNSVTDRTKLTDLPIHENDETLQNWRAKEISRKKEVEEQLAREKKDVQQMKNQRDKIMCELQMVRDQSSALRNQLFESKCTVTELEEKIISAVGLLISFKEKRDKLRTEHANAVRKVEVLKKMEEVDTTSSYEVEFPAFSFMEINEATHDFDQSWKIGEGRYGSVYKGLLRNMLVAIKMLPSYGCQSQLEFQHQVEVLSRVRHPNLLTLIGSCAESKSLVYEYLNNGSLESHLACKDKTPLPWQIRISISTNICSALIFLHSSEPCIVHGNLKPSKVLLDANFVAKLGDLGIHSLVQHSVDSADNTNPVVCHNSHNYLAYVDPEYLVTGKSTPESDVYSFGIILLQLLTGRPLSGLVRDVRCALEKENLKTVLDSSAGEWPLDQTKQLAYLALRCCEKSWLNRPDLASEVWSILKPFRTTCIDRRQELTSKKLQRAPSHFVCPIVQEVMEDPYIAADGFTYEEEAIRGWLESGHNTSPMTNLKLEHTNLVPNYALHNAIQEWQQQ encoded by the exons ATGGGTAGCATCGAAGAAGCGGTATCGGTTACAGAAGACGACACTGTTTACGTTGCGGTGGGAAATAACCCAAAGAAGACTCAACTATTATTGCATTGGACAACTCAAAAATTCACACGGAACAAAATTTGCCTTCTTCACATTCACCCACCCCACCATCTGAATTCGTTGA CAGACACAAATCTCTCTGGATATGAACCTAAAGACCATGAAATCAGCGCATTCCAGGAGCATGGTAGTCAAACAGTGCATGAACTCCTAGACCAATACATTTTCCCTCTGGTCTCAGCAGGG GTACATGCCTCTAAATTGTTGATTGAGAAGGACAATATTGAGAAAGGGATCATAGAAGCTATTGCTCAACACACTATTAGATGTCTTGTAATGGGAGCAGATGCAGACAGACATAAGTTGGG TGCTTGGAATTGCAGCAAACTGTCGAGAAAAGCTATTTATGTACGTGAACAAGCATCGCTGTCCTGtaatattttgttcatttgCAAGGGAAACCTCACACGATCTAg GGTAGATAGTGAAGACACAATTGAAGAGACTGCCCCTGTATTGTTGATGCTTGACTCAGATAAGGAAGCGAAACAATCTCAAAAGgctaaatcaaaattaattccTGATGTATTGAAATATTTAG ATTCTGGTGATATGGAAGAGACTAAAAAAGTCAATTCTCACAGTTCTTTAAATGCAGAGTGGTCCTTTAACAGTGTTACTGACAGGACAAAGTTGACAGATTTGCCTATTCATGAG AATGATGAAACATTACAAAACTGGCGTGCTAAGGAGATAAGTAGAAAAAAAGAAGTTGAAGAACAATTGGCAAGGGAAAAGAAAGATGTACAACAAATGAAGAATCAGCGAGATAAAATAATGTGTGAGTTGCAGATGGTCCGAGACCAAAGTTCAGCTCTTAGAAACCAATTGTTTGAATCCAAGTGTACGGTAACCGAGTTGGAAGAGAAGATTATATCAGCTGTGGGCCTTTTGATAAGTTTCAAGGAAAAACGAGATAAGCTAAGGACAGAGCATGCAAATGCAGTTAGGAAAGTTGAAGTGCTCAAAAAAATGGAAGAAGTGGATACTACATCCTCTTATGAGGTAGAATTCCCTGCATTTTCTTTCATGGAGATCAATGAGGCAACTCATGATTTTGACCAATCTTGGAAAATTGGAGAGGGAAGGTACGGAAGTGTTTACAAGGGACTGCTTCGCAACATGCTTGTTGCCATAAAAATGCTACCCTCTTATGGTTGTCAGAGCCAATTGGAATTCCAGCATCAG GTAGAGGTTTTAAGTAGAGTAAGACATCCAAACCTGTTAACACTAATTGGAAGCTGTGCAGAATCTAAGTCACTTGTGTATGAATACCTTAACAATGGTAGCCTTGAAAGCCATCTTGCCTGCAAAGATAAGACTCCACTTCCATGGCAAATTCGAATATCCATTTCTACCAACATATGCTCTGCTCTAATCTTCCTTCACTCCAGCGAGCCTTGTATTGTCCATGGGAATTTGAAGCCTAGTAAGGTTCTCCTTGATGCTAACTTTGTTGCCAAACTTGGTGACTTGGGGATTCATTCTTTAGTCCAGCATAGTGTGGATTCAGCGGACAACACAAACCCAGTAGTATGTCACAACTCGCATAACTATTTGGCGTATGTGGATCCAGAGTATCTTGTCACTGGTAAATCTACACCAGAGTCAGATGTGTATTCATTCGGAATCATACTGTTACAACTTCTAACTGGAAGACCACTTTCGGGGCTAGTTAGAGATGTGAGATGTGCATTGGAAAAGGAAAATCTTAAAACTGTGCTGGACTCTTCAGCTGGTGAATGGCCACTTGATCAAACCAAACAACTTGCATATTTAGCACTGAGGTGTTGTGAGAAGAGTTGGCTGAACCGGCCAGATCTTGCGTCGGAAGTCTGGAGTATTCTTAAACCATTCAGAACTACTTGCATAGACAGGAGACAAGAGTTGACTTCTAAGAAGCTTCAACGCGCTCCTTCTCATTTTGTATGCCCCATTGTCCAG GAAGTTATGGAAGATCCATACATAGCGGCAGATGGGTTTACATATGAAGAAGAGGCAATAAGGGGATGGTTGGAAAGTGGTCACAACACATCCCCTATGACAAACCTTAAGCTTGAACACACAAATTTGGTACCTAATTATGCACTACATAATGCCATTCAGGAATGGCAGCAACAGTGA
- the LOC101491859 gene encoding U-box domain-containing protein 32 isoform X2: MGSIEEAVSVTEDDTVYVAVGNNPKKTQLLLHWTTQKFTRNKICLLHIHPPHHLNSLNTNLSGYEPKDHEISAFQEHGSQTVHELLDQYIFPLVSAGVHASKLLIEKDNIEKGIIEAIAQHTIRCLVMGADADRHKLGAWNCSKLSRKAIYVREQASLSCNILFICKGNLTRSRVDSEDTIEETAPVLLMLDSDKEAKQSQKAKSKLIPDVLKYLDSGDMEETKKVNSHSSLNAEWSFNSVTDRTKLTDLPIHENDETLQNWRAKEISRKKEVEEQLAREKKDVQQMKNQRDKIMCELQMVRDQSSALRNQLFESKCTVTELEEKIISAVGLLISFKEKRDKLRTEHANAVRKVEVLKKMEEVDTTSSYEVEFPAFSFMEINEATHDFDQSWKIGEGRYGSVYKGLLRNMLVAIKMLPSYGCQSQLEFQHQVEVLSRVRHPNLLTLIGSCAESKSLVYEYLNNGSLESHLACKDKTPLPWQIRISISTNICSALIFLHSSEPCIVHGNLKPSKVLLDANFVAKLGDLGIHSLVQHSVDSADNTNPVVCHNSHNYLAYVDPEYLVTGKSTPESDVYSFGIILLQLLTGRPLSGLVRDVRCALEKENLKTVLDSSAGEWPLDQTKQLAYLALRCCEKSWLNRPDLASEVWSILKPFRTTCIDRRQELTSKKLQRAPSHFVCPIVQEVMEDPYIAADGFTYEEEAIRGWLESGHNTSPMTNLKLEHTNLVPNYALHNAIQEWQQQ, translated from the exons ATGGGTAGCATCGAAGAAGCGGTATCGGTTACAGAAGACGACACTGTTTACGTTGCGGTGGGAAATAACCCAAAGAAGACTCAACTATTATTGCATTGGACAACTCAAAAATTCACACGGAACAAAATTTGCCTTCTTCACATTCACCCACCCCACCATCTGAATTCGTTGA ACACAAATCTCTCTGGATATGAACCTAAAGACCATGAAATCAGCGCATTCCAGGAGCATGGTAGTCAAACAGTGCATGAACTCCTAGACCAATACATTTTCCCTCTGGTCTCAGCAGGG GTACATGCCTCTAAATTGTTGATTGAGAAGGACAATATTGAGAAAGGGATCATAGAAGCTATTGCTCAACACACTATTAGATGTCTTGTAATGGGAGCAGATGCAGACAGACATAAGTTGGG TGCTTGGAATTGCAGCAAACTGTCGAGAAAAGCTATTTATGTACGTGAACAAGCATCGCTGTCCTGtaatattttgttcatttgCAAGGGAAACCTCACACGATCTAg GGTAGATAGTGAAGACACAATTGAAGAGACTGCCCCTGTATTGTTGATGCTTGACTCAGATAAGGAAGCGAAACAATCTCAAAAGgctaaatcaaaattaattccTGATGTATTGAAATATTTAG ATTCTGGTGATATGGAAGAGACTAAAAAAGTCAATTCTCACAGTTCTTTAAATGCAGAGTGGTCCTTTAACAGTGTTACTGACAGGACAAAGTTGACAGATTTGCCTATTCATGAG AATGATGAAACATTACAAAACTGGCGTGCTAAGGAGATAAGTAGAAAAAAAGAAGTTGAAGAACAATTGGCAAGGGAAAAGAAAGATGTACAACAAATGAAGAATCAGCGAGATAAAATAATGTGTGAGTTGCAGATGGTCCGAGACCAAAGTTCAGCTCTTAGAAACCAATTGTTTGAATCCAAGTGTACGGTAACCGAGTTGGAAGAGAAGATTATATCAGCTGTGGGCCTTTTGATAAGTTTCAAGGAAAAACGAGATAAGCTAAGGACAGAGCATGCAAATGCAGTTAGGAAAGTTGAAGTGCTCAAAAAAATGGAAGAAGTGGATACTACATCCTCTTATGAGGTAGAATTCCCTGCATTTTCTTTCATGGAGATCAATGAGGCAACTCATGATTTTGACCAATCTTGGAAAATTGGAGAGGGAAGGTACGGAAGTGTTTACAAGGGACTGCTTCGCAACATGCTTGTTGCCATAAAAATGCTACCCTCTTATGGTTGTCAGAGCCAATTGGAATTCCAGCATCAG GTAGAGGTTTTAAGTAGAGTAAGACATCCAAACCTGTTAACACTAATTGGAAGCTGTGCAGAATCTAAGTCACTTGTGTATGAATACCTTAACAATGGTAGCCTTGAAAGCCATCTTGCCTGCAAAGATAAGACTCCACTTCCATGGCAAATTCGAATATCCATTTCTACCAACATATGCTCTGCTCTAATCTTCCTTCACTCCAGCGAGCCTTGTATTGTCCATGGGAATTTGAAGCCTAGTAAGGTTCTCCTTGATGCTAACTTTGTTGCCAAACTTGGTGACTTGGGGATTCATTCTTTAGTCCAGCATAGTGTGGATTCAGCGGACAACACAAACCCAGTAGTATGTCACAACTCGCATAACTATTTGGCGTATGTGGATCCAGAGTATCTTGTCACTGGTAAATCTACACCAGAGTCAGATGTGTATTCATTCGGAATCATACTGTTACAACTTCTAACTGGAAGACCACTTTCGGGGCTAGTTAGAGATGTGAGATGTGCATTGGAAAAGGAAAATCTTAAAACTGTGCTGGACTCTTCAGCTGGTGAATGGCCACTTGATCAAACCAAACAACTTGCATATTTAGCACTGAGGTGTTGTGAGAAGAGTTGGCTGAACCGGCCAGATCTTGCGTCGGAAGTCTGGAGTATTCTTAAACCATTCAGAACTACTTGCATAGACAGGAGACAAGAGTTGACTTCTAAGAAGCTTCAACGCGCTCCTTCTCATTTTGTATGCCCCATTGTCCAG GAAGTTATGGAAGATCCATACATAGCGGCAGATGGGTTTACATATGAAGAAGAGGCAATAAGGGGATGGTTGGAAAGTGGTCACAACACATCCCCTATGACAAACCTTAAGCTTGAACACACAAATTTGGTACCTAATTATGCACTACATAATGCCATTCAGGAATGGCAGCAACAGTGA
- the LOC101491859 gene encoding U-box domain-containing protein 32 isoform X3, which yields MGSIEEAVSVTEDDTVYVAVGNNPKKTQLLLHWTTQKFTRNKICLLHIHPPHHLNSLTDTNLSGYEPKDHEISAFQEHGSQTVHELLDQYIFPLVSAGVHASKLLIEKDNIEKGIIEAIAQHTIRCLVMGADADRHKLGKLSRKAIYVREQASLSCNILFICKGNLTRSRVDSEDTIEETAPVLLMLDSDKEAKQSQKAKSKLIPDVLKYLDSGDMEETKKVNSHSSLNAEWSFNSVTDRTKLTDLPIHENDETLQNWRAKEISRKKEVEEQLAREKKDVQQMKNQRDKIMCELQMVRDQSSALRNQLFESKCTVTELEEKIISAVGLLISFKEKRDKLRTEHANAVRKVEVLKKMEEVDTTSSYEVEFPAFSFMEINEATHDFDQSWKIGEGRYGSVYKGLLRNMLVAIKMLPSYGCQSQLEFQHQVEVLSRVRHPNLLTLIGSCAESKSLVYEYLNNGSLESHLACKDKTPLPWQIRISISTNICSALIFLHSSEPCIVHGNLKPSKVLLDANFVAKLGDLGIHSLVQHSVDSADNTNPVVCHNSHNYLAYVDPEYLVTGKSTPESDVYSFGIILLQLLTGRPLSGLVRDVRCALEKENLKTVLDSSAGEWPLDQTKQLAYLALRCCEKSWLNRPDLASEVWSILKPFRTTCIDRRQELTSKKLQRAPSHFVCPIVQEVMEDPYIAADGFTYEEEAIRGWLESGHNTSPMTNLKLEHTNLVPNYALHNAIQEWQQQ from the exons ATGGGTAGCATCGAAGAAGCGGTATCGGTTACAGAAGACGACACTGTTTACGTTGCGGTGGGAAATAACCCAAAGAAGACTCAACTATTATTGCATTGGACAACTCAAAAATTCACACGGAACAAAATTTGCCTTCTTCACATTCACCCACCCCACCATCTGAATTCGTTGA CAGACACAAATCTCTCTGGATATGAACCTAAAGACCATGAAATCAGCGCATTCCAGGAGCATGGTAGTCAAACAGTGCATGAACTCCTAGACCAATACATTTTCCCTCTGGTCTCAGCAGGG GTACATGCCTCTAAATTGTTGATTGAGAAGGACAATATTGAGAAAGGGATCATAGAAGCTATTGCTCAACACACTATTAGATGTCTTGTAATGGGAGCAGATGCAGACAGACATAAGTTGGG CAAACTGTCGAGAAAAGCTATTTATGTACGTGAACAAGCATCGCTGTCCTGtaatattttgttcatttgCAAGGGAAACCTCACACGATCTAg GGTAGATAGTGAAGACACAATTGAAGAGACTGCCCCTGTATTGTTGATGCTTGACTCAGATAAGGAAGCGAAACAATCTCAAAAGgctaaatcaaaattaattccTGATGTATTGAAATATTTAG ATTCTGGTGATATGGAAGAGACTAAAAAAGTCAATTCTCACAGTTCTTTAAATGCAGAGTGGTCCTTTAACAGTGTTACTGACAGGACAAAGTTGACAGATTTGCCTATTCATGAG AATGATGAAACATTACAAAACTGGCGTGCTAAGGAGATAAGTAGAAAAAAAGAAGTTGAAGAACAATTGGCAAGGGAAAAGAAAGATGTACAACAAATGAAGAATCAGCGAGATAAAATAATGTGTGAGTTGCAGATGGTCCGAGACCAAAGTTCAGCTCTTAGAAACCAATTGTTTGAATCCAAGTGTACGGTAACCGAGTTGGAAGAGAAGATTATATCAGCTGTGGGCCTTTTGATAAGTTTCAAGGAAAAACGAGATAAGCTAAGGACAGAGCATGCAAATGCAGTTAGGAAAGTTGAAGTGCTCAAAAAAATGGAAGAAGTGGATACTACATCCTCTTATGAGGTAGAATTCCCTGCATTTTCTTTCATGGAGATCAATGAGGCAACTCATGATTTTGACCAATCTTGGAAAATTGGAGAGGGAAGGTACGGAAGTGTTTACAAGGGACTGCTTCGCAACATGCTTGTTGCCATAAAAATGCTACCCTCTTATGGTTGTCAGAGCCAATTGGAATTCCAGCATCAG GTAGAGGTTTTAAGTAGAGTAAGACATCCAAACCTGTTAACACTAATTGGAAGCTGTGCAGAATCTAAGTCACTTGTGTATGAATACCTTAACAATGGTAGCCTTGAAAGCCATCTTGCCTGCAAAGATAAGACTCCACTTCCATGGCAAATTCGAATATCCATTTCTACCAACATATGCTCTGCTCTAATCTTCCTTCACTCCAGCGAGCCTTGTATTGTCCATGGGAATTTGAAGCCTAGTAAGGTTCTCCTTGATGCTAACTTTGTTGCCAAACTTGGTGACTTGGGGATTCATTCTTTAGTCCAGCATAGTGTGGATTCAGCGGACAACACAAACCCAGTAGTATGTCACAACTCGCATAACTATTTGGCGTATGTGGATCCAGAGTATCTTGTCACTGGTAAATCTACACCAGAGTCAGATGTGTATTCATTCGGAATCATACTGTTACAACTTCTAACTGGAAGACCACTTTCGGGGCTAGTTAGAGATGTGAGATGTGCATTGGAAAAGGAAAATCTTAAAACTGTGCTGGACTCTTCAGCTGGTGAATGGCCACTTGATCAAACCAAACAACTTGCATATTTAGCACTGAGGTGTTGTGAGAAGAGTTGGCTGAACCGGCCAGATCTTGCGTCGGAAGTCTGGAGTATTCTTAAACCATTCAGAACTACTTGCATAGACAGGAGACAAGAGTTGACTTCTAAGAAGCTTCAACGCGCTCCTTCTCATTTTGTATGCCCCATTGTCCAG GAAGTTATGGAAGATCCATACATAGCGGCAGATGGGTTTACATATGAAGAAGAGGCAATAAGGGGATGGTTGGAAAGTGGTCACAACACATCCCCTATGACAAACCTTAAGCTTGAACACACAAATTTGGTACCTAATTATGCACTACATAATGCCATTCAGGAATGGCAGCAACAGTGA
- the LOC101491859 gene encoding U-box domain-containing protein 32 isoform X5, producing the protein MGADADRHKLGAWNCSKLSRKAIYVREQASLSCNILFICKGNLTRSRVDSEDTIEETAPVLLMLDSDKEAKQSQKAKSKLIPDVLKYLDSGDMEETKKVNSHSSLNAEWSFNSVTDRTKLTDLPIHENDETLQNWRAKEISRKKEVEEQLAREKKDVQQMKNQRDKIMCELQMVRDQSSALRNQLFESKCTVTELEEKIISAVGLLISFKEKRDKLRTEHANAVRKVEVLKKMEEVDTTSSYEVEFPAFSFMEINEATHDFDQSWKIGEGRYGSVYKGLLRNMLVAIKMLPSYGCQSQLEFQHQVEVLSRVRHPNLLTLIGSCAESKSLVYEYLNNGSLESHLACKDKTPLPWQIRISISTNICSALIFLHSSEPCIVHGNLKPSKVLLDANFVAKLGDLGIHSLVQHSVDSADNTNPVVCHNSHNYLAYVDPEYLVTGKSTPESDVYSFGIILLQLLTGRPLSGLVRDVRCALEKENLKTVLDSSAGEWPLDQTKQLAYLALRCCEKSWLNRPDLASEVWSILKPFRTTCIDRRQELTSKKLQRAPSHFVCPIVQEVMEDPYIAADGFTYEEEAIRGWLESGHNTSPMTNLKLEHTNLVPNYALHNAIQEWQQQ; encoded by the exons ATGGGAGCAGATGCAGACAGACATAAGTTGGG TGCTTGGAATTGCAGCAAACTGTCGAGAAAAGCTATTTATGTACGTGAACAAGCATCGCTGTCCTGtaatattttgttcatttgCAAGGGAAACCTCACACGATCTAg GGTAGATAGTGAAGACACAATTGAAGAGACTGCCCCTGTATTGTTGATGCTTGACTCAGATAAGGAAGCGAAACAATCTCAAAAGgctaaatcaaaattaattccTGATGTATTGAAATATTTAG ATTCTGGTGATATGGAAGAGACTAAAAAAGTCAATTCTCACAGTTCTTTAAATGCAGAGTGGTCCTTTAACAGTGTTACTGACAGGACAAAGTTGACAGATTTGCCTATTCATGAG AATGATGAAACATTACAAAACTGGCGTGCTAAGGAGATAAGTAGAAAAAAAGAAGTTGAAGAACAATTGGCAAGGGAAAAGAAAGATGTACAACAAATGAAGAATCAGCGAGATAAAATAATGTGTGAGTTGCAGATGGTCCGAGACCAAAGTTCAGCTCTTAGAAACCAATTGTTTGAATCCAAGTGTACGGTAACCGAGTTGGAAGAGAAGATTATATCAGCTGTGGGCCTTTTGATAAGTTTCAAGGAAAAACGAGATAAGCTAAGGACAGAGCATGCAAATGCAGTTAGGAAAGTTGAAGTGCTCAAAAAAATGGAAGAAGTGGATACTACATCCTCTTATGAGGTAGAATTCCCTGCATTTTCTTTCATGGAGATCAATGAGGCAACTCATGATTTTGACCAATCTTGGAAAATTGGAGAGGGAAGGTACGGAAGTGTTTACAAGGGACTGCTTCGCAACATGCTTGTTGCCATAAAAATGCTACCCTCTTATGGTTGTCAGAGCCAATTGGAATTCCAGCATCAG GTAGAGGTTTTAAGTAGAGTAAGACATCCAAACCTGTTAACACTAATTGGAAGCTGTGCAGAATCTAAGTCACTTGTGTATGAATACCTTAACAATGGTAGCCTTGAAAGCCATCTTGCCTGCAAAGATAAGACTCCACTTCCATGGCAAATTCGAATATCCATTTCTACCAACATATGCTCTGCTCTAATCTTCCTTCACTCCAGCGAGCCTTGTATTGTCCATGGGAATTTGAAGCCTAGTAAGGTTCTCCTTGATGCTAACTTTGTTGCCAAACTTGGTGACTTGGGGATTCATTCTTTAGTCCAGCATAGTGTGGATTCAGCGGACAACACAAACCCAGTAGTATGTCACAACTCGCATAACTATTTGGCGTATGTGGATCCAGAGTATCTTGTCACTGGTAAATCTACACCAGAGTCAGATGTGTATTCATTCGGAATCATACTGTTACAACTTCTAACTGGAAGACCACTTTCGGGGCTAGTTAGAGATGTGAGATGTGCATTGGAAAAGGAAAATCTTAAAACTGTGCTGGACTCTTCAGCTGGTGAATGGCCACTTGATCAAACCAAACAACTTGCATATTTAGCACTGAGGTGTTGTGAGAAGAGTTGGCTGAACCGGCCAGATCTTGCGTCGGAAGTCTGGAGTATTCTTAAACCATTCAGAACTACTTGCATAGACAGGAGACAAGAGTTGACTTCTAAGAAGCTTCAACGCGCTCCTTCTCATTTTGTATGCCCCATTGTCCAG GAAGTTATGGAAGATCCATACATAGCGGCAGATGGGTTTACATATGAAGAAGAGGCAATAAGGGGATGGTTGGAAAGTGGTCACAACACATCCCCTATGACAAACCTTAAGCTTGAACACACAAATTTGGTACCTAATTATGCACTACATAATGCCATTCAGGAATGGCAGCAACAGTGA
- the LOC101491859 gene encoding U-box domain-containing protein 32 isoform X4 codes for MGSIEEAVSVTEDDTVYVAVGNNPKKTQLLLHWTTQKFTRNKICLLHIHPPHHLNSLTDTNLSGYEPKDHEISAFQEHGSQTVHELLDQYIFPLVSAGVHASKLLIEKDNIEKGIIEAIAQHTIRCLVMGADADRHKLGVDSEDTIEETAPVLLMLDSDKEAKQSQKAKSKLIPDVLKYLDSGDMEETKKVNSHSSLNAEWSFNSVTDRTKLTDLPIHENDETLQNWRAKEISRKKEVEEQLAREKKDVQQMKNQRDKIMCELQMVRDQSSALRNQLFESKCTVTELEEKIISAVGLLISFKEKRDKLRTEHANAVRKVEVLKKMEEVDTTSSYEVEFPAFSFMEINEATHDFDQSWKIGEGRYGSVYKGLLRNMLVAIKMLPSYGCQSQLEFQHQVEVLSRVRHPNLLTLIGSCAESKSLVYEYLNNGSLESHLACKDKTPLPWQIRISISTNICSALIFLHSSEPCIVHGNLKPSKVLLDANFVAKLGDLGIHSLVQHSVDSADNTNPVVCHNSHNYLAYVDPEYLVTGKSTPESDVYSFGIILLQLLTGRPLSGLVRDVRCALEKENLKTVLDSSAGEWPLDQTKQLAYLALRCCEKSWLNRPDLASEVWSILKPFRTTCIDRRQELTSKKLQRAPSHFVCPIVQEVMEDPYIAADGFTYEEEAIRGWLESGHNTSPMTNLKLEHTNLVPNYALHNAIQEWQQQ; via the exons ATGGGTAGCATCGAAGAAGCGGTATCGGTTACAGAAGACGACACTGTTTACGTTGCGGTGGGAAATAACCCAAAGAAGACTCAACTATTATTGCATTGGACAACTCAAAAATTCACACGGAACAAAATTTGCCTTCTTCACATTCACCCACCCCACCATCTGAATTCGTTGA CAGACACAAATCTCTCTGGATATGAACCTAAAGACCATGAAATCAGCGCATTCCAGGAGCATGGTAGTCAAACAGTGCATGAACTCCTAGACCAATACATTTTCCCTCTGGTCTCAGCAGGG GTACATGCCTCTAAATTGTTGATTGAGAAGGACAATATTGAGAAAGGGATCATAGAAGCTATTGCTCAACACACTATTAGATGTCTTGTAATGGGAGCAGATGCAGACAGACATAAGTTGGG GGTAGATAGTGAAGACACAATTGAAGAGACTGCCCCTGTATTGTTGATGCTTGACTCAGATAAGGAAGCGAAACAATCTCAAAAGgctaaatcaaaattaattccTGATGTATTGAAATATTTAG ATTCTGGTGATATGGAAGAGACTAAAAAAGTCAATTCTCACAGTTCTTTAAATGCAGAGTGGTCCTTTAACAGTGTTACTGACAGGACAAAGTTGACAGATTTGCCTATTCATGAG AATGATGAAACATTACAAAACTGGCGTGCTAAGGAGATAAGTAGAAAAAAAGAAGTTGAAGAACAATTGGCAAGGGAAAAGAAAGATGTACAACAAATGAAGAATCAGCGAGATAAAATAATGTGTGAGTTGCAGATGGTCCGAGACCAAAGTTCAGCTCTTAGAAACCAATTGTTTGAATCCAAGTGTACGGTAACCGAGTTGGAAGAGAAGATTATATCAGCTGTGGGCCTTTTGATAAGTTTCAAGGAAAAACGAGATAAGCTAAGGACAGAGCATGCAAATGCAGTTAGGAAAGTTGAAGTGCTCAAAAAAATGGAAGAAGTGGATACTACATCCTCTTATGAGGTAGAATTCCCTGCATTTTCTTTCATGGAGATCAATGAGGCAACTCATGATTTTGACCAATCTTGGAAAATTGGAGAGGGAAGGTACGGAAGTGTTTACAAGGGACTGCTTCGCAACATGCTTGTTGCCATAAAAATGCTACCCTCTTATGGTTGTCAGAGCCAATTGGAATTCCAGCATCAG GTAGAGGTTTTAAGTAGAGTAAGACATCCAAACCTGTTAACACTAATTGGAAGCTGTGCAGAATCTAAGTCACTTGTGTATGAATACCTTAACAATGGTAGCCTTGAAAGCCATCTTGCCTGCAAAGATAAGACTCCACTTCCATGGCAAATTCGAATATCCATTTCTACCAACATATGCTCTGCTCTAATCTTCCTTCACTCCAGCGAGCCTTGTATTGTCCATGGGAATTTGAAGCCTAGTAAGGTTCTCCTTGATGCTAACTTTGTTGCCAAACTTGGTGACTTGGGGATTCATTCTTTAGTCCAGCATAGTGTGGATTCAGCGGACAACACAAACCCAGTAGTATGTCACAACTCGCATAACTATTTGGCGTATGTGGATCCAGAGTATCTTGTCACTGGTAAATCTACACCAGAGTCAGATGTGTATTCATTCGGAATCATACTGTTACAACTTCTAACTGGAAGACCACTTTCGGGGCTAGTTAGAGATGTGAGATGTGCATTGGAAAAGGAAAATCTTAAAACTGTGCTGGACTCTTCAGCTGGTGAATGGCCACTTGATCAAACCAAACAACTTGCATATTTAGCACTGAGGTGTTGTGAGAAGAGTTGGCTGAACCGGCCAGATCTTGCGTCGGAAGTCTGGAGTATTCTTAAACCATTCAGAACTACTTGCATAGACAGGAGACAAGAGTTGACTTCTAAGAAGCTTCAACGCGCTCCTTCTCATTTTGTATGCCCCATTGTCCAG GAAGTTATGGAAGATCCATACATAGCGGCAGATGGGTTTACATATGAAGAAGAGGCAATAAGGGGATGGTTGGAAAGTGGTCACAACACATCCCCTATGACAAACCTTAAGCTTGAACACACAAATTTGGTACCTAATTATGCACTACATAATGCCATTCAGGAATGGCAGCAACAGTGA